The genomic window AATGAGATTTTTCATAACTTGCTGACCAGTCACGCAATGCTTCGTTTACCGCATCTTTTAGCGTGCCGCTACCCGCAGTTACTGGGATAACTTCTGCGCCCATTAATTTCATACGAAACACATTTGGCTGCTGACGTTCACAATCTTTGGCGCCCATATAAATTCGCGCTTTTAAACCAAGTAGCGCACAAGCAAGAGCCGTAGCCACACCGTGTTGACCGGCGCCTGTTTCGGCGATAATGTCGTTTTTACCCATGCGTTTAGCGAGTAGGGCTTGACCTAATACTTGATTGGTCTTATGGGCACCACCGTGGAGCAAGTCTTCGCGCTTTAAGTAGATTTTTACATTCGGATTTGGGCTAAAACGCGTGGTAAGCGTTAGCGCCGTAGGGCGACCTGCGTAGTTTTTTAACAGATCGGTAAATTCTTTTTGAAAATCTTCGTCAGACTGGCTGTCGACAAAAGCTTTTTCTAACTGCTCAAGGGCAGGTACTAGGATTTCTGGCACGAACATGCCACCGAAATCACCAAAGTAGGGAGAGGTATTACTCATTGTTTAAAATCCTAATATTGTCTAATTTGTTGCATTACTTGTTTAATTTTGACGAGATCTTTAACCCCAGGGCTAGTTTCCACGCCCGAGTTAATATCAAGTCCTAAGAAGCCACTGTGAGCTGCCAGTTTGATGTTGTCTGGGCCAAGGCCACCAGCGAGCATTGACTGTGTTTTTAACTCGCTTGGTACTAGTTCCCAATCAAAGCTTTCGCCTGTGCCGCCAAACTGCACGCTGTGATCATTAACCACCGCGCTGTCGATCAATAAACGATCTGCATCACTGGCGTTAATGTCATTTAGTTGGTCGCTACGCTGCGCTTGCCACACTTGGGTGTTTGGTAGCTGTTGTTTCAGCGCAGTCACGTAATCAGAATCTTCGTTGCCGTGCAGCTGAACAACATCGAGCGATACCTTGGTTGCTATCTCGATTAAATCATCAAGTTCTTCATTAACAAATACGCCAACAAACTTCAGGTTAACGCCTGCTTTAACGTCGAGTGCTTGCTCAGGCGTTACGTAGCGCGGCGATTTAGGAGCGAAGATAAGGCCACCATAAACTGCGCCAGCAGCTGCTACGCCGTGCGCAGTAGCATTATCGGTAAGGCCGCAAATTTTGTTTTCACCAAAAATAAGTTGGCGACAGGCTAAGTCGATATCTGTTTGTGCCATTAGTGAACTACCGACCAAGAAGCCGTTTGCGAATGGTGCTAAATCGGTGATTTGTTGATGAGTGCTAATACCCGATTCGCTGATTATAATGCGATCATCACCGATTTTTGGGGCAAACTTCTTAGTGGTGTTTAGATCTATCGATAAATCACGTAAATCACGATTGTTAATACCAATAATCTTGGCATCTAGAGCTAGCGCACGCTCTAGTTCTTTCTCGTTACTTACTTCGGTGAGAATATCCATTGAATATTGGTTGGCGACGTTCGCTAGCTCGATATACTTGTCATCGTCTAACACTGAAAGCATTAGCAAAATGGCATCTGCTCCCATGTAGCGCGCTAAGTGAATTTGATAAGCGTCGACAAAAAAGTCTTTACACAGAATAGGTTGCTCAAGCAGTTCACGTACTTGTTTAACATATTCAAATTTACCTTGGAAATAGGCTTCATCGGTTAATACCGAGATCCCTGCAGCGTAGTGTTGGTAGGCA from Psychrobium sp. MM17-31 includes these protein-coding regions:
- the trpCF gene encoding bifunctional indole-3-glycerol-phosphate synthase TrpC/phosphoribosylanthranilate isomerase TrpF, which translates into the protein MTVTQQMIDGLRVTGTVLDKIVADKPAQISQLQQRYAANEIIKALKPSTRSLFEALSGENAGYILECKKASPSKGLIRDDFDLVEICGAYQHYAAGISVLTDEAYFQGKFEYVKQVRELLEQPILCKDFFVDAYQIHLARYMGADAILLMLSVLDDDKYIELANVANQYSMDILTEVSNEKELERALALDAKIIGINNRDLRDLSIDLNTTKKFAPKIGDDRIIISESGISTHQQITDLAPFANGFLVGSSLMAQTDIDLACRQLIFGENKICGLTDNATAHGVAAAGAVYGGLIFAPKSPRYVTPEQALDVKAGVNLKFVGVFVNEELDDLIEIATKVSLDVVQLHGNEDSDYVTALKQQLPNTQVWQAQRSDQLNDINASDADRLLIDSAVVNDHSVQFGGTGESFDWELVPSELKTQSMLAGGLGPDNIKLAAHSGFLGLDINSGVETSPGVKDLVKIKQVMQQIRQY